The proteins below come from a single Eucalyptus grandis isolate ANBG69807.140 chromosome 3, ASM1654582v1, whole genome shotgun sequence genomic window:
- the LOC104419858 gene encoding oligopeptide transporter 4 — translation MGTLELQPPPTARPSELDDAVDEDDLSPIEEVRLTVTNTDDPTLPVWTFRMWFLGLLSCALLSFINQFFAYRTEPLIVTQISVLVATLPIGRFMATALPRAKFRIPGFGSQLFSLNPGPFNLKEHVLISIFANAGTAFGSGWPYGIGIVTIIKAFYHRSISFFAGWLLIITTQVLGYGWAGLLRKYVVEPAHMWWPATLGQVSLFRALHERDEQRMSRAKFFVIALICSFSWYVVPGYLFSTLTNVSWVCWVFSNSVTAQQIGSGMRGLGLGALTLDWTAVASFLSSPLVCPFFAIVNIFVGYALIIYVVLPIAYWGFNLYGANRFPIFSSHLFTAKGERYDITAIVNDKFELDIPKYEEQGRIHLSVFFALTYGFGFATIASTVTHVAFFYGREIYERYRDSHKGKADIHTKLMRRYKDIPSWWFHLLLIVSLVVSLALCIFLNDQVQMPWWGILFGSALAFVFTLPISIITATTNQTPGLNIITEYIMGIILPGRPIANVCFKTYGYISMAQAVSFLNDFKLGHYMKIPPRSMFLVQFIGTILAGTINIAVAWWLLNSVTNICQDDLLPPDSPWTCPDDRVFFDASVIWGLVGPRRIFGTLGNYQAMNWFFLGGAIGPIIVWLLHKTFPKQSWIPLINLPVLLGATGMMPAATPLNYNAWILVGTIFNFFIFRYRKQWWQRYNYVLSAALDAGAAFMAVLLYFAVNIENKSITWWGTNGEHCELAACPTAKGIEGDGCPVN, via the exons ATGGGCACGCTGGAGCTCCAACCACCACCCACCGCCAGACCATCCGAGCTCGACGATGCCGTTGATGAGGACGACCTCTCGCCCATCGAGGAGGTCCGCCTCACCGTGACCAACACCGACGACCCCACCTTGCCTGTCTGGACCTTCCGCATGTGGTTCTTGGGCCTCCTTTCGTGTGCCCTCCTCTCTTTCATCAACCAGTTCTTCGCCTACCGAACTGAGCCCCTCATCGTCACCCAGATCAGTGTCCTGGTCGCCACGCTCCCCATTGGCCGCTTCATGGCCACGGCGCTGCCCAGGGCCAAGTTCCGGATCCCCGGGTTCGGGTCCCAGCTCTTCTCGCTCAACCCCGGCCCGTTCAACTTGAAGGAACACGTGCTCATCTCCATATTCGCCAATGCTGGGACTGCATTCGGATCCGGGTGGCCTTATGGCATCGGGATTGTGACCATCATCAAGGCGTTTTATCACCGGAGCATTTCGTTCTTTGCGGGGTGGCTTCTCATCATCACGACGCAG GTGTTGGGATACGGATGGGCAGGGCTATTGAGGAAATACGTGGTGGAACCAGCTCACATGTGGTGGCCTGCTACCCTCGGCCAAGTCTCCTTGTTCCG GGCTTTACATGAGAGGGACGAACAGCGCATGTCACGGGCAAAATTCTTTGTCATTGCACTGATCTGCAGCTTCTCATGGTACGTTGTCCCCGGATACCTCTTTTCCACGCTCACCAATGTATCATGGGTCTGCTGGGTATTCTCCAATTCAGTCACCGCCCAGCAGATTGGCTCGGGTATGCGAGGCCTTGGACTTGGAGCCTTGACGCTCGACTGGACAGCGGTGGCATCCTTCCTGTCCAGCCCTCTAGTCTGCCCCTTCTTTGCCATAGTCAACATTTTTGTGGGATACGCATTAATAATCTATGTCGTATTGCCCATAGCCTATTGGGGGTTTAACCTGTATGGTGCAAATAGATTCCCCATTTTTTCCTCGCACTTGTTCACGGCGAAAGGTGAAAGGTACGATATAACAGCAATTGTAAACGACAAGTTTGAGTTGGACATTCCAAAGTACGAGGAGCAAGGCCGAATTCATTTAAGCGTGTTCTTTGCTCTCACCTATGGCTTTGGTTTTGCGACCATTGCATCAACAGTAACTCATGTGGCCTTCTTCTATGGCAG AGAGATCTATGAGCGCTATCGTGATTCTCACAAAGGGAAGGCAGATATCCATACAAAATTGATGAGGCGATACAAAGACATACCCTCATGGTGGTTTCACTTGTTGCTCATTGTAAGTCTGGTGGTGTCTCTTGCTCTATGCATCTTCCTGAATGATCAGGTCCAAATGCCATGGTGGGGGATTCTCTTTGGTAGCGCCCTTGCATTTGTATTCACCCTTCCCATTAGTATCATCACTGCCACAACAAATCAG ACACCAGGACTGAATATAATCACAGAATACATAATGGGCATCATATTGCCAGGAAGACCTATAGCAAATGTTTGCTTTAAAACATATGGATACATCAGCATGGCTCAGGCTGTTTCCTTTCTCAATGATTTTAAGCTGGGACACTACATGAAGATACCTCCAAGATCGATGTTCTTAGTTCAG TTCATAGGTACAATTCTTGCTGGAACCATCAACATTGCAGTGGCATGGTGGCTGCTGAACTCTGTAACCAACATATGCCAAGATGATCTCCTTCCACCAGATAGTCCATGGACGTGTCCAGATGACCGAGTTTTCTTTGATGCATCTGTCATATGGGGGTTAGTTGGACCTAGACGGATCTTTGGAACACTTGGAAACTATCAAGCCATGAACTGGTTTTTCCTTGGAGGTGCAATAGGACCTATTATAGTATGGCTACTACACAAGACGTTCCCCAAGCAATCTTGGATTCCTCTTATTAATCTTCCAGTCTTATTAGGGGCAACAGGAATGATGCCAGCAGCTACACCTTTAAACTACAATGCCTGGATTCTAGTAGGAACaatattcaatttcttcatcttccgGTATCGAAAGCAGTGGTGGCAGAGATACAACTATGTTCTCTCAGCAGCCCTGGATGCAGGAGCGGCATTCATGGCTGTGCTTTTATACTTTGCGGTCAACATTGAGAATAAAAGTATAACTTGGTGGGGAACAAATGGAGAACATTGTGAATTAGCAGCATGTCCAACAGCCAAAGGCATAGAGGGTGATGGTTGCCCAGTCAACTAA